ttgttcttaatttttattttttatttttgaagaagCAAAACAAATTTCATTACGAAAAAAAGATGTCAAAACCAcgtgattaaaataaatagataaaaaaacaaatcttgtaaataataacattaactaaattaactcgTAATCAATcacaaaatacaataaatcaaactaaaaaaaatcaaattaaaacaaaaaggcTGTAGAAGAAGAGAAATGTATGAATGATCTCAAGCCACCCCCACCCCAAAAACACACAGATGTGTGTGTCTGAAACTACCTAGAATTGTCCTTCAAACAATTCAACACTACTTCATCACAAGCAATGGACTtaacaaattgaaacaaaaggcTGTAGAAGAAGCCGGCAACATATGATCCAATAGATTTCAATAATAACATGCTGCCACTCAGAAAAGTGGAGGAATACAACATCAAAATGATAGTAGTTGAATAATTTCTGTTCATCTATATGAAGTCGAGTTttaccaaaataacaaaaaaaacccCGCAATATTCTTACTAGGTTCATCTATGCAATTTCCAGGCTTCTACAAAGCccctcaaaatatatatttgccaTGAATTCCACTACCAAATCCTAACTTGCTCATGTTCCAATAACAATTCCCTTCCACTAATGTAATAAGACCAAAACAACCTTAGTATTTATGTGTAGATAGTGTCTGGATAACCAAAATCCTAATCCACATTTACAGGATCATCTTGACCTATCATTCCTTCTTCCTCGGGAATCATCCCTTCCTCCACTTCTCCATTGTAAGATGAATGAGATCCACCATGTCTTCCATCACCCTGGGAGGGGGTTGAGTTTCGGTGAGGACTGCATGCACGCTGCCGTTGAGATGACGGAGATGATTGACCTCGTCCCATCATTGATCGATGAAAACTGTAAACTGGGGAATGTTCGCGAACTGCTGGGCCCTTCACCTGTCTATGAGGGCTAGGACTGCGGCTTCGGTCCCGGTTAAAGCTCTTGTTGCGATCACTATCCCATCCACCACGTTCCATCATTGCCTTGTGAAAGCTGCCACCTTGGGAATGTTGAGGTAATGCGGCCCTGTTAGGACTACGACTGCGATCCCGGTTGACGCTTTTGAAGCGATCCCTCCAACTTGATCCCTTGTCTGGGCTCCGATCCCTATCATTCCTATACCACAAAATAAAACACTTGTAAGCATTACATAAAAAACATGTAGATCAGCATTAAGAATTAAGAATCCTTCAACAAAACCCAAATCCTctggtaaaataataaaaaaggggggatgtattttccaaaatataacagaaaatatcactaataataaacaaaactaaCCTCTGGGACTCATAGTCAAACCCACGGCCTCCACCTCTGCCAGAAGCAGAAGTACCCCTCCCTCCATAATTTGAATCACTACCTCGTCCACCGTATCCCGCATCATTACCCCTTCCACCATATCCAGAGTCATTATTCCTTCCACCATATCCAGAATCACCACCTCGTCCACCAGAACCCCATCGTCTGGATCTGCCCATCCCACCACCACTCCGTGATGACATATCACGAAGTTCTGGAGGCACCTTCTGGTTTGCACCTTCCAAAACTTTGATGAGATCTGAAGCATATTTAGCATCATGGTCACCAAAGAAAGTGTAAGCTAGCCCAGTGGCTCCAGCTCTTCCAGTCCTTCCAATCCTATGAACATAATCTTCCACTCCTGTAGGGAAGTCATAATTGACAACCACCCTGCAAAATATTTATGGTCATTGTCAAATACAATAGTCACTTTTCCAAGACAAGTTCTACTACAGTGGGTAAAGTACCCAACACATGGGcctcagaataaaaaaaatacaataaaacaaacaattaaCAACCTAATGTCCTTGATATCCAGTCCCCGGGCAGCAACATCTGTGGCCACAAGCACAGGAGACCTCCCAGTTCGAAACTGATTCAACACATGATCCCTCTCAGCCTGGGATTTATCCCCATGAATAGCAGCAGCTCCAAACTGACGTGTCAGATTACGAGCAAGTTGATCACACATTTTCTTGgtagaacaaaaaataattatctttgaTCCTGAATCCTGTGACCGCAAAATATGTTCCAGCCGTCTTTGTTTCTCCATTGGTGGCAATACTTCAACATGCTGATATAGTAACAAGAAAAATGGCATAAGAATGAAAGcggggaaaataaaacattgcacCCAAGTATAGCAGTAGCAGACATCAAACCTGAGTAATGGACTTATTAGCAACAAGCTCATCTACATTCCCAATGTTCACCTGTACAGGCTTGACTAGCAGATCAGCTGCAATTTTCCTAACCTCCTTTGGCCATGTTGCAGTAAACATTAGAGTTTGCCTGCGATTAGGCACCTCATTCACAATTTTCCTAATTTGAGGTTCAAAACCCATATCCAGCATCCTGTCTGCCTCATCTAGCACCAGGTAAGAAACCTGATTAAGACTAATTCTTCTCATCTCAAGAATATCATTCAAGCGACCAGGAGTGGCTACCACAATATCTGCTCCACGATCAATGTCTCTCAGTTGAGGACCCTTTGGTGCTCCTCCATACAAAcactataaaaataatgaatgaataaataaatagtagCAAACCCAGCCAGGCAATCCAATGAAGAATGATACTACAAGCAATATTCATTTAACAATCTCAAATTTGTGAGTTcatcaaaaaatttcaaaggaaCCCAAGCTGAAGCATGAAaacccaacaaaaaaataatttgatgaaaATGAGAACAATTACTTACAGCACATGAAATTCTAGATGATTTCCCAAATTTCACAGCTTCATCTTGTATCTGTGTTGCCAACTCCCTTGTTGGTGAAAGTACCAATGCAGTGGGGCCCATTTTGGAGTTATTGCCAGAGCGCTTGAGGTGAATAAATGCCGGAACTAAATACCCCAAGGTTTTCCCTGAGCCTGTTTTAGCAATGGCAACTATATCTCTACCTTGAAGAGCAATGGGCCATGACTGTGCCTGAATTGGAGTTGGGGCTGAGAACCCAGCATTTTGTACCTAAAAAAGGAAAATCCAGGAGATTGGTTTTCTTTGGGACTTATAGAGGAGTTAATGCCGGAAGAAGCATTGTCCCTCATATGCAAGCCACCAATGCTTGCTGATGCAAGGTAGCACATGAGGAGAGGCCTCTTCTTCCGTACAGACCAAGTGGCAGACTGAATCATGACCAACAGCAGTCCCAGCCACGAACTTGGATGGTTCGGAAAGCCCTTCCAAAAACTTGGTCCACCATAAAGGACGCTCCAAAGTCCAAACTAAATGCTAGCCCCACAAAAGAGGGCACCACAGCGTACGACATTAGCTCCTCCCCAGGAGCAAATATCGCACCTACGACAAAAAAGTAAAGATGGCAGAAAAATTATGAGCCTGAAACTTATAAATTGGAGCTTCAGGAATCAGAGACTTGCACAAGGAAAAATTGGGTCAGATACCTGTGGAAACTTGGGTATCCTCCTAACTGCCACTACTGAAGACAgacaagaaaacaagaaaagagaaTAGAAGCCGATACCTCTCTCAGAAGCTCAGATGGAAAGCCAGTTGACCCAAATGATGCAAGGGGTGGAGGTACATTGTCTCcctaacaaaaatatgaaaaacctcaattaaattttaattggagcAAAACCTAAAAGCAAGGCAATCAAATTATATGGAATTTTCCAAATATATTCTAAAaccatttaataaattaactttttttaccaAAGTATATAGTAACAATAATGAAAGATGCAAATGTACAGAGATCATAATGACATATAATGTGACATAATTATTTGCtatgtaattataatatatatactcaCAGTCACAGATATTTCATGCCGATGTCGATAAGACTCAGGAGATAGTCCAGCTCCAGCATCCGAAGCCCCATGACCTCTGACAGAAGAATCAACATTGCCAGCAACATGTGTTCCATTTGAAACATCATGAGAAGCATAACTTCCCCCTTTGGAACTCTTCTAATACAAGATGAAAGACATGAAAGATAAGTCCCCCAAACAAACTATGATGGACAGAAATATACAATTGATTTACAAATACTGCATTTCTTTTCCCTCTACAGCTCTACCAATATGATGCTTTCATTTCCTACACAACTGTAATGCCCAAACATCTGAAGCAtccatttaagaaaaaatacaattaaattcaATACATGCTTCTTAATGTTTTAGTTCAATACAGACTAGCTTCATCCCATCCCCTAACTGTAGAGATCCTAATACGTATATCATAACCAGTGGtttcaaataaatatcaaaagtTGCTTAAAAATCATCGTCACTAAACCACAACCAATTGGTATAATATTACATACAACTAACTACATATCAAAAAATTCTGTGCCATAGGTCATGTCAGCTACCACATGAACACattaaaatacaacaaataaagTCAAGCATAAGTACCTGATTATTCCGTGATCCAGCTTCGTTAGACCCACCACTGCCATTTCTATCATACCTATCACTGAAATCAGGACTATGACCACATTGCGACCCTTGAGACGATTGTTGAACCTGGACAGAAGAATTGGGCACTGAAGAAGACTTTGGCTGGGCAGTTGAGCTTGAGGAGGGCCTCTCATACTGGGTGACATTAGTCTCAGGATTCCAAAAGTAAAGATACCCAGTCTTGCCATCCACAAGACCTCGCCATGGTTTAGGGAGTGTCGGGTCTGCTGGTGCATAGCGCGGACCCATCGAAGATGCAGTTGCTGTGGCAGCCATAGCAAGGAAACCAGCAATACAATTCTAAtatccaataataataaattaaacaagtCAGTAATAACCTACtcgaaaataaaaagtaaaactaGCTATGAATAATTCTcagttaaaacataaaaatgactAGGTAAAACTAAAACACATTCAAATTAACACATTCGATTTGACAAGTTGGCAACAATatcacaattaa
This genomic interval from Glycine max cultivar Williams 82 chromosome 5, Glycine_max_v4.0, whole genome shotgun sequence contains the following:
- the LOC100786511 gene encoding DEAD-box ATP-dependent RNA helicase 46 isoform X2, translating into MAATATASSMGPRYAPADPTLPKPWRGLVDGKTGYLYFWNPETNVTQYERPSSSSTAQPKSSSVPNSSVQVQQSSQGSQCGHSPDFSDRYDRNGSGGSNEAGSRNNQSSKGGSYASHDVSNGTHVAGNVDSSVRGHGASDAGAGLSPESYRHRHEISVTGDNVPPPLASFGSTGFPSELLREVQNAGFSAPTPIQAQSWPIALQGRDIVAIAKTGSGKTLGYLVPAFIHLKRSGNNSKMGPTALVLSPTRELATQIQDEAVKFGKSSRISCACLYGGAPKGPQLRDIDRGADIVVATPGRLNDILEMRRISLNQVSYLVLDEADRMLDMGFEPQIRKIVNEVPNRRQTLMFTATWPKEVRKIAADLLVKPVQVNIGNVDELVANKSITQHVEVLPPMEKQRRLEHILRSQDSGSKIIIFCSTKKMCDQLARNLTRQFGAAAIHGDKSQAERDHVLNQFRTGRSPVLVATDVAARGLDIKDIRVVVNYDFPTGVEDYVHRIGRTGRAGATGLAYTFFGDHDAKYASDLIKVLEGANQKVPPELRDMSSRSGGGMGRSRRWGSGGRGGDSGYGGRNNDSGYGGRGNDAGYGGRGSDSNYGGRGTSASGRGGGRGFDYESQRNDRDRSPDKGSSWRDRFKSVNRDRSRSPNRAALPQHSQGGSFHKAMMERGGWDSDRNKSFNRDRSRSPSPHRQVKGPAVREHSPVYSFHRSMMGRGQSSPSSQRQRACSPHRNSTPSQGDGRHGGSHSSYNGEVEEGMIPEEEGMIGQDDPVNVD
- the LOC100786511 gene encoding DEAD-box ATP-dependent RNA helicase 46 isoform X1 codes for the protein MAATATASSMGPRYAPADPTLPKPWRGLVDGKTGYLYFWNPETNVTQYERPSSSSTAQPKSSSVPNSSVQVQQSSQGSQCGHSPDFSDRYDRNGSGGSNEAGSRNNQKSSKGGSYASHDVSNGTHVAGNVDSSVRGHGASDAGAGLSPESYRHRHEISVTGDNVPPPLASFGSTGFPSELLREVQNAGFSAPTPIQAQSWPIALQGRDIVAIAKTGSGKTLGYLVPAFIHLKRSGNNSKMGPTALVLSPTRELATQIQDEAVKFGKSSRISCACLYGGAPKGPQLRDIDRGADIVVATPGRLNDILEMRRISLNQVSYLVLDEADRMLDMGFEPQIRKIVNEVPNRRQTLMFTATWPKEVRKIAADLLVKPVQVNIGNVDELVANKSITQHVEVLPPMEKQRRLEHILRSQDSGSKIIIFCSTKKMCDQLARNLTRQFGAAAIHGDKSQAERDHVLNQFRTGRSPVLVATDVAARGLDIKDIRVVVNYDFPTGVEDYVHRIGRTGRAGATGLAYTFFGDHDAKYASDLIKVLEGANQKVPPELRDMSSRSGGGMGRSRRWGSGGRGGDSGYGGRNNDSGYGGRGNDAGYGGRGSDSNYGGRGTSASGRGGGRGFDYESQRNDRDRSPDKGSSWRDRFKSVNRDRSRSPNRAALPQHSQGGSFHKAMMERGGWDSDRNKSFNRDRSRSPSPHRQVKGPAVREHSPVYSFHRSMMGRGQSSPSSQRQRACSPHRNSTPSQGDGRHGGSHSSYNGEVEEGMIPEEEGMIGQDDPVNVD